A window from Bacteroidota bacterium encodes these proteins:
- a CDS encoding class I SAM-dependent methyltransferase: protein MLSTERFSSRVENYVKYRPHYPPEIIHSLIEQTGLTQKHVVADIGSGTGISSELFLENGNVVYGVEPNEAMRKAGEQYLALYMNFRSIDGTAEDTTLLDRSIDYILAGQAFHWFNLEPSYSEFKRIVEPNGWLVILWNDRQTDTTPFLIDYEQLLLDFGTDYVQINHRNVHTRSAPDAGIHGSNSTRVYDFFHGRDILELAFENNIMMDYAGLEGRLLSSSYVPAAGEPNYEAMLDRLQALFSKHAIDGGVEMRYTTLLFAGQL from the coding sequence ATGCTGTCGACCGAACGGTTCTCCTCTCGGGTCGAGAATTATGTTAAGTATCGACCGCACTATCCGCCAGAGATCATCCACTCATTGATCGAGCAAACCGGCCTCACGCAGAAGCACGTTGTTGCGGACATTGGCTCGGGCACCGGTATCTCATCGGAGTTATTTCTGGAAAATGGCAATGTCGTTTATGGTGTCGAGCCGAACGAGGCGATGCGCAAAGCTGGAGAGCAGTATCTTGCTCTTTACATGAATTTCCGCAGCATCGACGGCACAGCCGAGGATACAACATTGCTCGATCGAAGCATCGATTATATCCTTGCTGGACAAGCATTCCATTGGTTCAATTTAGAACCGTCTTATTCTGAATTCAAGCGAATCGTAGAACCAAACGGATGGCTTGTCATATTATGGAATGACCGTCAGACTGACACGACTCCGTTCCTGATTGACTACGAGCAACTCCTGCTCGATTTTGGGACCGACTATGTCCAAATCAATCATCGGAATGTGCATACCCGTTCTGCCCCCGATGCAGGCATTCACGGATCGAACTCGACCCGCGTTTACGACTTCTTTCACGGCCGGGACATTCTCGAACTTGCATTCGAAAACAATATCATGATGGATTATGCGGGACTCGAAGGCCGTCTGCTCTCATCATCGTATGTTCCCGCGGCCGGCGAACCGAATTATGAGGCTATGCTGGATCGGCTGCAAGCCCTCTTCTCCAAGCATGCAATTGACGGTGGTGTCGAAATGCGATATACGACACTGTTATTTGCCGGTCAATTGTAG
- a CDS encoding F0F1 ATP synthase subunit epsilon: MAKALKLQLVTPDRTIFEGEVDELTAPGEVGPFTILINHTPIVSALVPGTFRYRFGKGEENFVLGGGFLEFHENQATVLASSAEKPEQIDLDRAERSRQRAEQRLQHAVDGTIDYDRARASRDRAKARITAAQQATTGRR, encoded by the coding sequence TTGGCAAAAGCGCTTAAGCTCCAACTCGTCACCCCGGACCGCACCATATTCGAGGGTGAGGTCGATGAACTGACTGCTCCCGGCGAAGTCGGACCATTCACGATATTAATCAATCACACGCCAATCGTTTCGGCGCTGGTACCGGGCACGTTCCGATATCGCTTCGGCAAGGGTGAGGAGAATTTCGTGTTGGGAGGCGGCTTCCTCGAGTTTCACGAAAACCAGGCAACGGTTCTGGCAAGCTCCGCCGAGAAGCCGGAGCAGATCGATCTGGATCGTGCCGAGCGGTCACGACAGCGCGCAGAACAACGGCTTCAGCATGCCGTAGACGGTACGATTGATTATGATCGCGCGCGTGCTTCTCGCGATCGGGCCAAGGCCCGCATCACGGCCGCACAACAAGCGACAACCGGTCGCCGATAA
- a CDS encoding DUF1361 domain-containing protein yields the protein MSDTSSIQLFRENLRELGTFGWMIWNGFLAILPVVLAIVFFKREEQPRQTLRTITFGLELGVVIALLPNAPYVATDLIHFLETVRQSDMSLWKLLATEFPIYVGFVLFGLLCYSFTTDRLLFALRMRVGKIGYWAGLFMIPLISSIGIYLGRVARFNSWDILTDPRAIIHTSQAAAQNLRVVKVVLSMWVLLVIVHQSYRVVHDGIRARLGTSSAQSRVLAQKQPSEIVQN from the coding sequence ATGTCTGATACCTCTTCGATCCAGCTATTTCGAGAAAACCTCCGAGAGCTCGGTACATTTGGGTGGATGATCTGGAACGGGTTTCTTGCCATCCTTCCGGTCGTTCTCGCAATCGTATTCTTTAAGCGCGAGGAGCAGCCGCGCCAAACATTGAGGACCATCACATTCGGCCTAGAACTCGGGGTCGTGATTGCCCTGCTGCCAAATGCTCCGTACGTCGCGACGGATTTGATTCATTTTCTCGAGACTGTCCGACAATCAGATATGTCTCTCTGGAAGCTACTCGCGACCGAATTTCCCATTTACGTAGGATTTGTACTGTTTGGGCTGTTATGCTATTCATTCACCACAGACCGGCTGCTGTTCGCCTTACGGATGCGAGTGGGAAAAATCGGCTATTGGGCAGGGCTTTTCATGATTCCGCTCATTTCATCAATCGGAATCTATCTCGGCCGGGTCGCCAGGTTTAATAGCTGGGATATCCTTACCGATCCGCGAGCGATCATCCACACGAGTCAGGCGGCGGCGCAGAATCTTCGCGTCGTGAAGGTCGTCCTGAGCATGTGGGTGTTGCTCGTTATTGTGCATCAGTCGTATCGGGTCGTGCATGATGGCATTCGCGCGAGGCTTGGGACTTCCAGTGCCCAAAGCAGAGTGCTTGCTCAGAAGCAGCCAAGTGAGATCGTCCAGAATTAG
- a CDS encoding acyltransferase translates to MPQSSNPAGTKVRLDSIDALRGIAALMVAGYHIWGHYGIYPFPSLGVVPYTSDAGFFAYLVSPLRWGYLGVSLFLVLSGFCIHLPFARRKQSGEQYDFNARAFYLRRLWRLYPAYAVSVIGTFLLLTLLYPTTSTEVPSHNLGDLLSHLTLTQGYFDRYFYSIVNVYWSLALEFQLYLLYPIFLYSFYKLGATRAVAVLTVVALAWRIVSLDVFHYQLISISWTGPYAMMGSVLARMPEWLFGAWLAEWYVHGGHQKARRMSLAFISALILLLAILSSLDQRLWSLTDILFGLGFAYLIGASITPRKAVIASKEPTRTSWLATNFYRRLVWIGTISYSLYLFHAQLSWIANPWIRTLPGTILPFALRTVVLILSIPVIAFIYRFVEAPFLKAPRLGERFHKLYARLEHQVEAG, encoded by the coding sequence ATGCCCCAATCCTCAAATCCAGCCGGTACCAAGGTTCGCCTCGATTCCATCGACGCGTTGCGTGGCATAGCCGCGCTCATGGTCGCCGGCTACCACATTTGGGGTCATTACGGGATCTATCCGTTTCCATCACTCGGCGTCGTTCCATATACATCGGATGCGGGGTTCTTCGCGTACCTGGTTTCGCCGCTCAGATGGGGATACCTCGGCGTAAGTCTGTTCCTCGTGCTCAGCGGGTTTTGCATTCACTTGCCATTCGCGCGCAGAAAGCAATCGGGTGAGCAATATGACTTCAATGCGCGCGCATTTTATCTGAGGCGGTTGTGGCGGTTGTACCCAGCGTATGCTGTCTCGGTCATCGGTACGTTTCTATTGTTGACGCTTCTCTATCCAACGACGAGTACGGAAGTGCCATCGCACAATCTTGGCGATCTGCTTTCTCACCTTACCCTCACGCAAGGCTATTTCGACCGATACTTTTATAGCATTGTGAATGTCTATTGGTCTCTCGCTCTGGAGTTTCAGTTGTACCTACTCTATCCGATATTTCTTTATAGCTTCTACAAGCTTGGTGCGACGCGCGCTGTTGCCGTGCTTACTGTGGTCGCTCTTGCATGGCGGATTGTCTCGCTCGATGTGTTCCACTATCAACTTATCAGCATCTCATGGACTGGCCCATACGCAATGATGGGCAGTGTGCTCGCTCGAATGCCGGAGTGGCTATTCGGTGCATGGCTGGCTGAGTGGTATGTGCATGGCGGACATCAGAAGGCGAGAAGAATGTCGTTGGCATTCATCTCCGCACTAATATTGCTTTTGGCTATACTCTCATCGCTCGATCAACGTCTATGGTCGCTGACCGACATTCTTTTCGGTCTTGGGTTTGCGTATTTAATTGGAGCGTCGATCACCCCGCGAAAAGCGGTGATCGCATCAAAAGAACCGACTCGAACCTCATGGCTTGCAACCAATTTTTATCGGCGGCTTGTCTGGATCGGTACCATTAGCTATTCACTCTATCTCTTTCACGCACAACTTTCCTGGATTGCAAATCCCTGGATCAGGACTTTGCCAGGTACGATTCTCCCGTTCGCATTGCGGACCGTAGTCTTGATACTCTCGATTCCGGTTATCGCATTCATTTATCGTTTTGTGGAGGCGCCATTTCTAAAGGCACCGCGATTGGGAGAGCGTTTCCACAAGCTCTACGCACGGCTCGAGCATCAGGTAGAAGCGGGTTGA
- a CDS encoding carboxypeptidase-like regulatory domain-containing protein, translating to MTPSRSTLLFAIAVFVIVAATGCNHTTSPGGGGMIAGRVVLFDSTRMELSDFSGTKVSIDGTTLSTLTDAVGAWQIGGLPEGRYDITASKPGFGTFHWYQQVMVGGRLDVQTAAIARMKDFTPVISLGSFAGALSLFDSAGHSIIGYCDIDSTSKPSDPHLAVTMFDPVDCYISTNDLRAAGVASGQVLYVSASTIFDGYDGYSIGYAVSFYDPVHHETRYASTGPKSNVIKVTMP from the coding sequence ATGACTCCATCTCGGTCCACTCTCCTGTTCGCGATTGCCGTTTTCGTGATTGTTGCGGCAACCGGATGTAACCATACCACGTCTCCGGGCGGCGGCGGCATGATTGCCGGCCGAGTCGTGCTGTTCGATTCGACTCGAATGGAACTTTCCGATTTTTCGGGTACGAAAGTCAGCATCGATGGCACCACCCTCAGTACGCTAACGGATGCTGTCGGGGCCTGGCAAATCGGTGGCTTGCCCGAGGGACGCTATGATATCACTGCGTCAAAGCCCGGGTTTGGAACATTCCATTGGTACCAGCAAGTGATGGTAGGTGGGCGGCTTGATGTGCAGACTGCAGCCATTGCCAGGATGAAGGACTTCACCCCAGTCATTAGTCTTGGTTCCTTCGCGGGAGCTTTAAGTTTGTTTGACAGCGCTGGACACTCTATAATTGGCTATTGTGATATAGATTCTACGTCCAAGCCGTCAGACCCACACTTGGCAGTAACCATGTTCGATCCGGTCGATTGTTATATCTCCACCAATGACCTTAGGGCTGCTGGAGTGGCAAGCGGTCAAGTGTTATATGTTAGCGCATCAACGATTTTCGATGGATATGACGGGTACAGTATAGGATATGCGGTCTCTTTTTACGATCCGGTCCATCACGAGACGCGCTATGCCTCCACTGGTCCGAAGTCGAACGTGATTAAGGTTACAATGCCGTGA
- a CDS encoding DUF433 domain-containing protein — protein MDWQDYIHSVPGILSGKPVIKGTRISVELILRLLAEGWTEAQILDNYEGISPEALRSFFVFAAEGLTEDKVYQFG, from the coding sequence ATGGACTGGCAAGATTACATTCACTCGGTGCCCGGCATTCTCTCGGGAAAACCTGTCATTAAAGGCACTCGGATTTCGGTTGAACTTATTCTCCGGCTTCTTGCCGAGGGATGGACGGAAGCACAGATCCTCGATAATTATGAGGGCATCTCGCCAGAAGCGCTCCGGAGCTTTTTTGTCTTTGCGGCCGAAGGTCTCACCGAAGACAAAGTCTATCAATTTGGATGA
- a CDS encoding DUF5615 family PIN-like protein, producing the protein MIFLADENFPRSSVLLLREAGFDVIRIQEIAPATEDPDVLSTAVAQQRILLTFDRDFGELIFHKKLTPPPAVLHFRFDPSRYFSRFCMSLKSKVITPLSRGGAFGSVH; encoded by the coding sequence GTGATTTTTCTCGCCGATGAGAATTTTCCCCGAAGTAGCGTTTTGCTTCTGCGAGAGGCGGGATTCGATGTCATTCGGATACAAGAAATAGCGCCCGCTACGGAGGATCCCGATGTGCTATCAACTGCCGTTGCTCAGCAACGCATATTGCTAACCTTCGATCGCGATTTTGGCGAACTGATCTTTCACAAGAAGCTAACGCCGCCTCCCGCCGTGCTCCACTTCCGGTTCGATCCCTCGAGATACTTCAGCAGGTTCTGCATGAGTTTGAAATCGAAGGTAATTACACCGTTGTCACGAGGCGGGGCGTTCGGCAGCGTCCATTAG
- a CDS encoding 2-oxoacid:ferredoxin oxidoreductase subunit beta: MPSIVKPIVTHPSLEKNALGLNVRAYEGAMSTLCAGCGHDSVTAAITRAAWKLAIKPHEMTKFSGIGCSSKTPTYFVSGAHGFNSAHGRMPAIATGAGAANRSLVSIGISGDGDSLSIGIGQLAHAIRRNLNIVYIIENNGVYGLTKGQFSASADIGSKSKKGEANRVSPIDPVMLALSLGVTFVARSFSGEKEQLVPIIEAAFKHKGLALIDVISPCVTFNDHEGSTKSYAFTRKHEYHVTDSDVVFPADELIASIGRNGHTAVTMHDGTVVHFTHTPEGYDPRDRAKVFAYLHEHQQEGKVPTGILFIDEAQPDMHEIMGTADVPLTQVPYTTLCPGSAKLEELMAEFR; the protein is encoded by the coding sequence GTGCCATCGATAGTAAAACCAATCGTTACCCATCCGAGCCTCGAAAAGAACGCGCTCGGATTGAACGTGCGCGCCTACGAAGGCGCGATGAGCACGCTCTGTGCCGGCTGCGGACACGATAGCGTCACCGCCGCGATCACAAGGGCGGCGTGGAAGCTTGCGATCAAGCCGCACGAGATGACAAAATTCTCGGGAATCGGCTGCTCCTCAAAGACTCCGACCTATTTCGTGAGCGGAGCGCATGGCTTCAACTCCGCGCACGGCCGCATGCCAGCCATTGCGACGGGCGCTGGCGCGGCGAACCGCTCGCTCGTTTCCATCGGTATTTCCGGCGATGGCGATTCGCTTTCAATCGGTATCGGACAATTGGCGCACGCCATTCGTCGCAATCTCAATATTGTTTATATTATCGAGAACAATGGCGTTTACGGTCTGACCAAGGGCCAGTTCTCTGCCTCGGCTGACATTGGCTCGAAAAGCAAGAAGGGTGAAGCCAATCGAGTGTCGCCGATCGATCCTGTCATGCTCGCACTGAGTTTGGGTGTGACATTCGTTGCGCGCAGCTTCTCCGGTGAGAAAGAGCAGCTTGTGCCGATCATCGAAGCGGCCTTCAAGCACAAAGGCCTTGCGCTCATCGACGTGATTTCACCCTGCGTGACGTTTAACGATCACGAAGGATCGACGAAGAGCTATGCCTTCACGCGCAAGCACGAGTATCACGTGACCGATTCCGATGTGGTCTTTCCCGCCGACGAACTCATTGCGAGTATCGGCCGCAACGGACACACGGCCGTGACGATGCACGATGGCACCGTGGTCCACTTCACACACACTCCGGAAGGCTATGATCCGCGTGACCGAGCGAAGGTCTTTGCCTATTTGCACGAGCATCAGCAAGAAGGTAAGGTCCCGACCGGCATTCTGTTTATCGATGAAGCTCAACCCGATATGCATGAGATCATGGGCACGGCGGATGTGCCGCTGACACAAGTGCCATACACAACCCTTTGTCCCGGAAGTGCGAAGCTGGAGGAGTTGATGGCGGAATTTCGATAG
- a CDS encoding VOC family protein, whose amino-acid sequence MFNALVPELDVSNYDRSLDFYTNILGFELEYDRSNPSFALLSYGSAQLMIQEQNTGWASTGPLEAPYGRGINFQITTKNLKLLAAKLSDHNYPIHRDIEETWRRAGNEFVGEIEIHVLDPDGYFLRFSEMIGRKTFGH is encoded by the coding sequence ATGTTCAACGCATTAGTACCTGAGCTTGACGTGTCAAATTATGATAGAAGCTTAGACTTTTATACAAATATCTTAGGGTTCGAGCTTGAGTATGACCGTTCAAATCCATCTTTTGCCCTTCTCTCCTATGGAAGTGCACAGTTGATGATCCAGGAGCAGAATACAGGATGGGCTTCGACGGGCCCCTTGGAGGCTCCGTATGGGCGTGGAATCAATTTCCAGATTACGACGAAGAATCTCAAGTTGCTCGCCGCAAAGCTCAGTGATCATAACTATCCGATCCACAGAGACATCGAAGAAACCTGGCGGAGGGCTGGCAATGAATTTGTTGGCGAGATCGAAATTCATGTTTTGGACCCGGACGGATATTTTCTCAGATTTTCTGAGATGATCGGACGAAAGACGTTTGGACACTAA
- a CDS encoding 2-oxoacid:acceptor oxidoreductase subunit alpha — translation MPGINDFAIKLANVNGTGSASANGLLMQTMFRMGIPVAGKNLFPSNIQGLPTWYEIRVSAKGYGARALDYDLMVAMNGQTYAKDVAEVRSGGYLLYDSSWPLPNELYRDDVTFLGVPLSEMLTKTVPEPRARILMKNIMYSGSLAALLGLDMEIIGELIKESFGKKQALLDANKKALQAGYEFAQKQFACPLPFHCEKMDGNKNKILIDGNTASALGAIYAGATVAAWYPITPSTSVMDAFKSFADRYRVDPETKKNNYVFLQAEDELAAIGMVIGASWAGARSFTATSGPGISLMNELIGFAYYAEIPAVIMDVQRTGPSTGMPTRTQQSDILLCAYASHGDTKHILLFPANPTECFEFAVKSFDLAEQFQTPVFMLSDLDIGMNDWVTDRFTWDDNYKPNRGKVLTTEEIDQLTSFYRYSPVDENFVAARTLPGVNSKGAFFTRGSGHNRLGGYTETPSEYQEVMDRLLSKHHAAAKSVPEAVFVKNKLHFVDGTGHCASIGIISVGGCDAACREAIDILEQDGVAADYMRIRGFPFGREVEQFLRRHDVCYVVEQNRDGQLRSLLILETKTPKEKLLSIREYGGFPLSARTVIEAIQHKEGKHVVPELSGGILMEE, via the coding sequence ATGCCAGGTATTAACGATTTCGCTATCAAGCTTGCCAACGTCAATGGGACGGGTTCGGCCAGCGCCAATGGACTGCTGATGCAGACTATGTTTCGCATGGGCATTCCCGTCGCGGGCAAGAACCTCTTCCCATCCAATATTCAGGGGCTCCCAACGTGGTACGAGATCCGCGTGAGCGCCAAAGGTTACGGCGCCCGTGCGTTGGATTACGACTTGATGGTCGCGATGAACGGACAGACCTACGCGAAGGACGTCGCGGAAGTGCGCTCCGGCGGATATCTTCTCTATGACTCCTCCTGGCCGCTTCCGAATGAGCTCTACCGCGACGATGTGACGTTCCTTGGCGTGCCGCTTTCGGAGATGCTCACGAAGACAGTGCCCGAGCCGCGTGCGCGCATTCTCATGAAGAACATCATGTACTCCGGTTCGCTCGCCGCGCTGCTCGGTCTGGATATGGAGATCATTGGAGAGCTGATCAAAGAGTCGTTCGGCAAGAAACAAGCGCTGCTCGATGCGAACAAAAAGGCACTGCAGGCAGGCTACGAGTTTGCGCAAAAGCAATTCGCGTGTCCGCTTCCCTTCCATTGCGAGAAGATGGACGGAAATAAGAATAAGATTCTGATCGATGGCAACACCGCCTCCGCACTCGGTGCGATCTATGCCGGCGCGACGGTCGCTGCGTGGTATCCGATCACACCTTCGACATCGGTGATGGATGCATTCAAGAGCTTCGCGGACCGGTATCGCGTCGATCCGGAGACCAAGAAGAACAACTACGTATTCCTGCAAGCTGAGGACGAACTCGCTGCTATCGGCATGGTGATCGGTGCCTCGTGGGCTGGCGCGAGATCGTTTACGGCTACTTCGGGCCCGGGTATTTCGCTGATGAACGAGTTGATCGGATTTGCATACTACGCGGAGATTCCCGCTGTGATCATGGATGTACAGCGCACCGGTCCTTCGACCGGGATGCCGACGCGCACGCAGCAGTCGGACATCCTTCTGTGCGCGTATGCTTCGCACGGCGATACAAAACACATCCTGCTCTTCCCGGCAAATCCGACCGAGTGTTTCGAGTTTGCCGTCAAGTCGTTCGATTTGGCCGAGCAATTTCAGACGCCGGTCTTCATGCTTTCCGATCTGGATATCGGCATGAACGATTGGGTCACTGACCGCTTCACATGGGATGATAACTACAAGCCAAACCGCGGCAAGGTGCTGACGACCGAAGAGATCGATCAGCTCACGAGCTTCTATCGGTACTCACCTGTGGATGAAAACTTCGTTGCCGCGCGTACGCTTCCAGGTGTTAACTCGAAGGGGGCATTTTTCACACGCGGTTCGGGGCACAACCGTTTAGGCGGCTACACCGAAACGCCATCGGAATATCAGGAAGTGATGGACCGGCTGCTCAGCAAGCATCACGCGGCGGCGAAGTCTGTGCCGGAGGCGGTATTTGTGAAGAACAAGCTTCATTTCGTCGATGGAACGGGACATTGCGCGTCGATCGGAATTATCAGCGTCGGCGGTTGCGATGCGGCTTGCCGCGAAGCGATCGATATTCTCGAACAGGACGGTGTCGCGGCAGACTACATGCGCATTCGTGGGTTCCCATTTGGTCGCGAGGTCGAGCAATTCCTTCGGCGGCATGACGTCTGTTATGTGGTCGAACAAAACCGCGATGGGCAGCTTCGCTCGCTCCTGATCCTCGAAACAAAGACGCCGAAGGAGAAGCTGCTCTCGATCCGCGAGTATGGCGGATTCCCACTCTCGGCACGAACAGTCATCGAAGCGATTCAGCACAAGGAAGGCAAGCACGTCGTGCCAGAGCTGAGCGGCGGTATCTTAATGGAGGAATAA
- a CDS encoding T9SS type A sorting domain-containing protein — MRTTLCLAIAIACSVSLRAQNCSHTSTGYYSITDLAKNHDEVAGLYPYGSNSGDGGVHDEEGFQRAATIVPLNTNGFVDSLHGKIVMIAFGMRERMAEASEFKHMIDTFAQKNTALQFIDCSQPGMDVEQFLTSGQAWNNILASLSTAGATPKQVQAMWFEDILLRQTDTLFYRYADTLKNYYVQVFQKLHQLFPNLKNCYLTSSAYAGYATTGVIREPYAYQTGWAVKWLIQEQINHDASLLFSITGGPMPQTENVPWLAWGPYFWADGTRTWMDTTLRWFCPTDFDTDGVTLAGAGKVKAAKMLFQFFTHDGSSVGWFTNTIIKYWNIVQLISPQVFDTIYSDTIHFKWNRVPGAIEYLLEYDGSGIYRGPDTAFDFRGYSPGPRYWGVVALDDSGRSIASTPSGLLEYFPLGYPISLVLPPNGATNVGEPVEREWDIITYHDYRYYADYATIFISTDSFELVTNCWYGEYGYDAYKSNQASGHLLPSTTYYWMARSYNYGAFTPVWRFTTSAADAPFNLYPRNGSDSIPTPIRLSWDIADQPKGGRAEIAKDPQLTQIVIIDSINGQYITLDTMTTYYWHVINTKTGETTDTEVFRTGHRHDTTQMFSSVDLKKEDPNIRTSSTSPNPFTRSTTLHFLVGQASFATLEVFDATGREVRHVNEGIMDAGEHDIEFDRHDLLAGVYFYRLITNDNEQAGTMVISN; from the coding sequence ATGCGTACCACACTTTGTCTTGCGATCGCAATCGCCTGCTCAGTCAGCCTTCGCGCCCAAAATTGCTCCCACACCTCAACGGGCTATTATTCGATCACCGATCTTGCCAAGAATCACGACGAAGTAGCCGGGCTCTATCCGTACGGTTCGAATAGTGGGGATGGCGGAGTCCACGATGAGGAAGGGTTCCAGCGGGCCGCGACGATTGTCCCACTAAACACGAATGGCTTCGTCGATAGCCTACACGGCAAGATCGTTATGATCGCCTTCGGTATGCGCGAACGCATGGCTGAAGCATCAGAGTTCAAGCACATGATCGATACCTTCGCACAAAAGAACACTGCCTTGCAATTTATCGATTGTTCGCAGCCGGGCATGGATGTCGAACAGTTTTTGACCTCTGGACAGGCTTGGAATAATATTTTAGCATCCTTGAGCACTGCTGGAGCAACACCGAAGCAGGTGCAGGCAATGTGGTTCGAAGATATCTTGTTGCGGCAAACCGATACGCTTTTTTATCGCTATGCTGACACCCTCAAAAACTATTACGTTCAGGTCTTTCAAAAGCTCCATCAATTATTTCCGAATCTGAAGAACTGCTACCTTACTAGCAGCGCGTATGCGGGGTATGCGACTACGGGCGTTATTCGGGAGCCGTACGCGTATCAAACTGGATGGGCAGTCAAGTGGCTAATTCAAGAGCAGATCAATCACGATGCATCTTTGCTATTTTCCATCACTGGAGGACCGATGCCACAAACAGAGAACGTTCCCTGGCTTGCGTGGGGGCCATACTTTTGGGCAGATGGTACCCGGACATGGATGGACACTACGCTAAGGTGGTTCTGCCCAACCGATTTCGACACTGATGGTGTCACGCTGGCCGGAGCAGGAAAAGTCAAAGCAGCGAAGATGCTATTTCAATTTTTTACTCACGATGGGAGTTCTGTCGGCTGGTTTACCAATACCATCATAAAGTATTGGAACATAGTGCAGCTTATTTCGCCGCAAGTTTTTGATACGATCTATTCCGATACGATTCATTTTAAGTGGAACCGAGTGCCTGGCGCAATAGAATATCTTCTAGAATATGATGGATCAGGTATTTACCGTGGGCCTGATACTGCATTCGATTTTCGTGGGTATTCTCCTGGCCCACGTTATTGGGGGGTAGTGGCGCTTGATGATTCCGGTCGTAGTATTGCTTCGACTCCGTCAGGCTTACTGGAGTATTTTCCTCTTGGATACCCAATAAGCTTAGTCTTGCCTCCGAATGGCGCTACCAATGTCGGTGAGCCAGTCGAACGCGAATGGGACATCATAACCTATCATGATTACCGCTATTACGCGGATTATGCAACCATCTTCATTTCGACAGATTCTTTTGAGCTCGTCACAAATTGTTGGTACGGCGAGTATGGGTACGACGCCTACAAAAGTAATCAAGCATCCGGGCATTTATTGCCATCAACAACGTACTATTGGATGGCGAGGTCATACAATTATGGTGCGTTCACACCGGTCTGGAGATTCACGACATCGGCTGCGGATGCTCCCTTTAACCTATATCCTCGCAATGGTTCTGATTCTATTCCAACGCCGATCAGGCTTAGTTGGGATATCGCGGATCAGCCAAAAGGTGGGCGAGCAGAAATTGCGAAGGATCCCCAGCTCACACAAATCGTCATAATTGATTCGATTAATGGCCAATACATCACACTTGATACGATGACGACGTATTACTGGCACGTAATTAATACCAAAACAGGTGAAACCACCGATACCGAAGTATTTAGAACGGGTCACCGGCACGACACTACACAGATGTTTTCTTCCGTCGATCTGAAAAAGGAAGACCCAAACATAAGAACTAGTAGCACTTCGCCGAACCCCTTCACTCGCTCAACGACGCTACACTTTTTAGTAGGGCAAGCAAGCTTTGCGACTCTGGAGGTCTTCGACGCCACAGGCCGGGAGGTGAGACATGTGAACGAAGGTATAATGGATGCGGGCGAGCATGACATCGAGTTCGATCGGCACGATTTGCTTGCGGGTGTGTACTTCTATCGCTTAATCACGAATGACAATGAACAAGCCGGCACGATGGTGATTAGCAACTAA